The following proteins are co-located in the Streptococcus downei MFe28 genome:
- a CDS encoding carbamoyl phosphate synthase small subunit, giving the protein MTKRLLILEDGTIFEGRAFGAGIDVTGEIVFNTGMTGYQESITDQSYNGQILTFTYPLVGNYGINRDDYESISPTCKGVVVAENTRRASNWRNQMSLDEFLKSKNIPGISGIDTRALTKIIRQHGTMKATLANEGDSIEHLQDQLRATVLPTNNIEQVSTKAAYPAPGVGKNIVLVDFGLKHSILREFSKRSCNVTVVPYNTTAEEILNLNPDGVMLSNGPGNPEDVPEALDMIRGVQGKIPIFGICMGHQLFSLANGAKTYKMKFGHRGFNHAVREIATGRVDFTSQNHGYAVDRDSLPDSLMVTHEEINDKSIEGVRHRHYPAFSVQFHPDAAPGPHDASYLFDEFLELIDAHKLEQAKSN; this is encoded by the coding sequence ATGACAAAAAGATTATTAATTTTAGAAGATGGCACGATTTTTGAAGGTCGGGCCTTCGGTGCTGGTATTGACGTGACCGGTGAGATTGTTTTTAATACTGGCATGACGGGTTACCAGGAATCCATTACCGACCAGTCTTACAATGGTCAGATTTTGACCTTCACCTATCCCTTGGTGGGAAATTATGGCATCAATCGCGATGACTATGAGTCAATCAGCCCGACCTGTAAGGGTGTCGTCGTAGCTGAGAATACCAGACGGGCCAGCAACTGGCGCAATCAAATGTCTCTGGATGAATTTCTCAAATCCAAGAATATCCCTGGTATCTCTGGCATTGATACAAGGGCCTTGACCAAGATTATCCGTCAACACGGAACCATGAAGGCAACCCTGGCTAATGAGGGCGATAGTATTGAACACTTACAAGACCAGCTCAGGGCCACCGTTTTGCCAACCAATAATATTGAGCAGGTCTCAACCAAGGCGGCCTATCCGGCACCCGGTGTTGGTAAGAATATCGTCCTAGTAGATTTCGGTCTCAAACATTCCATCCTGCGGGAATTTTCTAAACGCAGTTGCAATGTGACCGTTGTGCCTTATAATACGACGGCTGAGGAAATTCTCAACCTCAATCCAGACGGGGTCATGCTCTCCAATGGACCTGGTAATCCTGAGGATGTGCCTGAGGCGCTAGATATGATTCGGGGTGTCCAAGGTAAGATTCCTATCTTTGGCATCTGTATGGGCCACCAACTCTTTAGTCTCGCCAACGGTGCCAAGACCTATAAGATGAAATTCGGCCACCGTGGCTTTAACCATGCGGTTAGAGAAATTGCGACGGGACGGGTTGATTTTACCAGTCAGAACCATGGTTATGCGGTTGACCGCGATAGCCTCCCTGATAGTCTCATGGTCACTCACGAAGAAATCAACGACAAGTCCATTGAGGGTGTTCGCCATCGCCATTACCCAGCCTTCTCGGTTCAATTTCACCCAGATGCTGCACCTGGTCCCCACGATGCTAGCTATCTCTTTGACGAATTCTTAGAGTTAATCGATGCTCATAAATTGGAGCAGGCCAAGTCTAACTAG
- a CDS encoding aspartate carbamoyltransferase catalytic subunit, with the protein MVVTNGMVSLKHLVTMETLSNEEVLGLIKRGIAFKQGQANFHLVRQYFAANLFFESSTRTHKSFEVAEKKLGLDVIDFDAKTSSVNKGETLYDTILTMSALGVDICVVRHSKDDYYKELIDSRTIQTSIVNGGDGSGQHPSQCLLDLMTIYQEFGSFENLKVAIAGDITHSRVAKSNMQILKRLGAQLYFCGPQEWYSHEFDVYGQYVDLDDIVDQVDVMMFLRVQHERHDGKESFSKESYHELYGLTQERYQRLKDTAIIMHPAPVNRDVEIKDELVEAPKSRIVAQMQNGVYVRMAIIEAILNGKV; encoded by the coding sequence ATGGTAGTAACAAATGGTATGGTTTCCCTCAAACATCTGGTGACCATGGAAACTCTCTCCAATGAAGAAGTGCTGGGCTTGATTAAGCGAGGCATCGCCTTCAAGCAGGGCCAGGCCAACTTTCACTTGGTTCGGCAGTACTTTGCGGCTAATCTCTTCTTTGAAAGTTCAACTAGGACCCACAAATCCTTTGAAGTGGCTGAGAAGAAGTTGGGCCTGGATGTTATCGACTTTGATGCCAAGACCAGCTCGGTCAATAAAGGTGAGACCCTCTATGATACGATTTTGACCATGTCGGCCTTGGGCGTTGACATCTGTGTGGTTCGCCACTCCAAGGATGACTATTATAAGGAATTGATTGACAGCCGAACCATTCAGACCTCCATTGTCAACGGAGGAGACGGCTCAGGTCAACACCCTAGTCAGTGTCTGCTGGATCTGATGACCATCTACCAGGAGTTTGGCAGTTTTGAAAATCTCAAGGTAGCCATTGCTGGTGACATCACCCACTCAAGGGTGGCCAAGTCCAATATGCAGATTTTAAAACGCCTGGGTGCTCAGCTCTATTTCTGTGGCCCCCAAGAATGGTACTCCCATGAGTTCGATGTCTATGGCCAATACGTTGACCTGGATGACATCGTTGATCAGGTGGATGTCATGATGTTCTTGCGCGTTCAGCATGAACGCCATGATGGAAAAGAAAGCTTTTCTAAGGAGAGCTACCATGAACTCTATGGCTTAACCCAGGAGCGCTACCAGCGATTGAAAGACACGGCCATCATCATGCACCCGGCCCCGGTCAATCGCGATGTGGAAATCAAGGATGAGTTGGTTGAAGCACCCAAGTCCCGTATTGTTGCCCAGATGCAAAATGGGGTTTATGTCCGGATGGCGATTATTGAGGCCATCTTGAACGGCAAAGTTTAG
- a CDS encoding uracil-xanthine permease family protein, with protein sequence MEEIKYDISDVPKPGLLLGLSFQHLFAMFGSTVLVPILVGIDPAIALFSSGLGTLAHLTVTKYKIPAYMGSSFAYIATMQTLLKTDGMPAVAQGAISGGLVYLLVALIVKFAGKDWIDKVLPPIVVGPIIMVIGLSLATSAVNNAMLVNEKYSISSLAVSMVTLFSVILFSIYGKKIISVIPILLGLIVGYLFALGLGALTGQNLVDFSGIAKASWLDIPDFHIFLSDGHFKFYPSAILTMAPIAFVTMTEHFGHVMVLNSLTGRDFFKDPGLERTLSGDGLAQIIAGFFGAPPVTSYGENIGVMALNKIFSVYVIAGAAVIAVIMSFVGKVSALLQSIPASVLGGVSISLFGVIASSGLKILVENQVDFDKKKNLFIASVILVSGIGGLMLQIAGLQITSVAFSTLLGIILYQILPEKD encoded by the coding sequence GTGGAAGAAATAAAATACGATATTAGTGATGTCCCCAAGCCTGGGCTCCTCTTAGGCTTGTCTTTCCAGCATCTCTTTGCCATGTTTGGCTCGACGGTTCTGGTTCCCATTCTAGTTGGTATTGACCCTGCCATTGCCCTCTTTTCTAGTGGGCTGGGGACCCTGGCTCATCTGACGGTGACCAAGTATAAGATTCCAGCCTATATGGGCTCTAGCTTTGCTTATATTGCCACCATGCAGACGCTCTTGAAGACAGATGGTATGCCGGCGGTGGCCCAAGGTGCCATCTCGGGCGGTCTAGTCTATCTCCTAGTTGCTCTCATTGTTAAGTTTGCTGGTAAGGACTGGATTGACAAGGTTTTGCCTCCAATTGTGGTCGGGCCTATTATCATGGTTATCGGTCTCAGTCTAGCGACTTCAGCCGTTAACAACGCCATGTTGGTCAATGAAAAATACAGCATTAGTAGCCTGGCGGTCTCTATGGTGACCCTCTTTTCGGTTATCCTCTTTAGCATATACGGCAAGAAGATTATATCTGTCATCCCGATTTTACTTGGTTTGATTGTCGGTTATCTCTTTGCTCTAGGATTAGGTGCGTTAACAGGTCAAAACCTAGTTGATTTTTCAGGGATTGCTAAGGCTTCTTGGTTGGATATACCCGACTTTCATATTTTCCTGTCAGATGGCCATTTCAAGTTTTACCCCAGTGCGATTTTGACTATGGCTCCCATTGCCTTCGTTACCATGACCGAGCACTTCGGCCATGTTATGGTTCTAAACAGTCTGACAGGACGTGATTTCTTTAAAGATCCTGGCTTGGAAAGGACCCTGAGTGGGGATGGTTTGGCTCAGATTATCGCTGGTTTCTTTGGAGCACCTCCGGTGACTTCCTATGGAGAAAATATCGGCGTTATGGCTCTCAATAAGATTTTCTCTGTCTATGTTATTGCAGGAGCTGCGGTCATTGCTGTCATCATGAGTTTTGTTGGTAAGGTCTCGGCCCTCCTCCAATCTATTCCAGCTTCCGTTCTAGGCGGAGTATCCATCTCCCTCTTCGGGGTTATTGCTTCTAGTGGTTTGAAAATATTGGTTGAAAACCAAGTGGACTTTGATAAAAAGAAAAATCTTTTCATTGCTAGTGTTATTTTAGTATCGGGTATCGGTGGACTTATGTTGCAAATCGCCGGCCTACAAATTACCAGCGTGGCCTTTTCGACCTTGCTGGGTATTATCCTCTATCAAATTCTTCCAGAAAAGGACTAA
- the pyrR gene encoding bifunctional pyr operon transcriptional regulator/uracil phosphoribosyltransferase PyrR, whose translation MKTKEVVDDVTMKRAITRITYEIIERNKSLDNLVLAGIKTRGVYIARRIQERLKQIEGIDVPTGELDTKPFRDDVKAQGDTTSMPVDVTDKDVILVDDVLYTGRTIRAAIDNLVSLGRPARVSLAVLVDRGHRELPIRADYVGKNIPTSSEEAITVEMVEVDGSDRVIISDPS comes from the coding sequence ATGAAAACTAAAGAAGTCGTCGATGACGTAACCATGAAGCGGGCCATTACCCGCATCACCTATGAGATTATTGAGCGCAATAAGAGCTTGGATAATCTGGTTCTTGCTGGCATCAAGACTCGTGGCGTTTACATTGCTCGTCGGATTCAAGAACGCCTCAAACAAATTGAGGGCATTGACGTGCCAACGGGTGAGTTGGATACCAAGCCTTTTCGAGACGATGTCAAGGCTCAAGGCGATACAACCAGCATGCCTGTTGACGTGACCGACAAGGATGTCATCTTGGTGGACGATGTCCTCTATACCGGTCGGACCATCCGAGCTGCTATTGATAATTTGGTCAGCCTGGGGCGACCTGCCAGAGTTAGCCTTGCTGTTTTAGTCGACCGAGGTCATCGGGAATTGCCCATTCGGGCCGATTATGTCGGCAAGAATATTCCAACCAGTTCTGAAGAAGCTATCACGGTGGAAATGGTTGAAGTGGATGGTAGTGATCGGGTTATTATCAGTGACCCTAGCTAA
- a CDS encoding RluA family pseudouridine synthase yields MEVIIKEEGLRLDKALADLSNLSRSQANQAIKDGSVLVNGQPKKAKYSVKAGDVISFEEPEEEVLDYQAENLPLEIVYEDQDLAVVNKLQGMVVHPSVGHSSGTLVNALLYHIKDLSTINGVVRPGIVHRIDKDTSGLLMVAKNDQAHQALADELKAKKSLRKYLAIVHGNLPNDRGKIEAPIGRSEKDRKKQAVTAKGRPAVTHFHVLERFGNYSLLELRLETGRTHQIRVHMAYIGHPLAGDPLYGPRKTLKGHGQFLHAQTLGFTHPRTGQVLEFSVQPPAIFQETLEKLRARKV; encoded by the coding sequence ATGGAAGTCATCATTAAAGAAGAAGGTCTGCGGCTGGATAAGGCCTTGGCTGATTTGAGCAACTTGTCTCGTTCCCAAGCTAATCAAGCCATCAAGGATGGTAGCGTTCTGGTCAATGGTCAGCCCAAGAAGGCCAAGTATAGTGTCAAGGCTGGTGATGTTATTAGCTTTGAAGAGCCTGAGGAAGAAGTTTTAGATTATCAGGCTGAGAATCTTCCCCTAGAAATTGTCTATGAGGACCAGGACCTAGCGGTTGTTAATAAGCTCCAGGGGATGGTGGTCCATCCTTCTGTTGGGCACAGCTCTGGCACCCTCGTCAATGCCCTTCTTTATCATATTAAGGATTTATCCACCATCAACGGTGTTGTTCGTCCAGGTATTGTCCATCGGATTGACAAGGACACCTCAGGTCTGCTGATGGTTGCCAAGAATGACCAGGCTCATCAAGCCTTAGCTGATGAGCTTAAGGCTAAGAAGTCCCTGCGGAAATATCTGGCCATCGTTCATGGCAATCTCCCCAATGACCGAGGTAAAATTGAGGCTCCCATTGGGCGCTCGGAAAAAGATCGCAAGAAACAGGCTGTGACAGCCAAGGGTAGACCAGCCGTCACCCATTTTCATGTCTTGGAGCGTTTCGGAAATTATAGCCTCCTTGAACTGAGGCTGGAGACTGGTCGGACCCACCAAATTCGGGTACACATGGCCTATATCGGTCACCCATTAGCTGGCGACCCCCTCTACGGACCTCGTAAGACTCTGAAAGGCCATGGCCAATTCCTACACGCCCAGACCTTGGGCTTCACGCATCCAAGAACAGGCCAAGTCCTAGAATTTTCCGTCCAACCTCCAGCTATTTTCCAAGAGACCTTGGAGAAGCTACGGGCAAGAAAGGTCTAG
- the lspA gene encoding signal peptidase II, giving the protein MRKIIIPLAVLLLVVLDQWSKFWAVGHIPKNGSQKFLPRIFSLTYVRNYGAAFSILQNQQWFFTLITILVVGLAIWYLYKHLTGSFWLLASLSLIISGGLGNFIDRLRLGYVVDMVHLDFMDFAIFNLADSCLSVGVFLLIIAFWREEQDGSHH; this is encoded by the coding sequence ATGCGAAAAATTATCATCCCTCTAGCTGTTTTGCTCCTGGTGGTCTTGGACCAATGGAGTAAATTCTGGGCGGTTGGCCATATTCCGAAGAACGGCAGTCAAAAGTTTTTGCCTAGAATTTTTAGTTTAACCTATGTCCGCAATTACGGGGCGGCTTTTTCCATCTTGCAGAATCAACAGTGGTTCTTCACCCTGATAACCATTCTCGTGGTTGGCCTAGCCATTTGGTATCTTTACAAGCATCTTACGGGATCCTTTTGGCTACTAGCCTCACTAAGTCTAATTATTTCAGGTGGTTTGGGAAATTTCATTGATCGCTTACGTTTGGGTTATGTTGTCGACATGGTTCACTTGGACTTTATGGACTTTGCTATTTTTAATCTGGCAGATTCCTGCCTCAGTGTCGGTGTATTTCTTTTGATTATTGCCTTTTGGAGAGAGGAGCAAGATGGAAGTCATCATTAA
- a CDS encoding LysR family transcriptional regulator produces the protein MNIQQLRYVVAIANSGTFREAASKLFVSQPSLSVAIKDLEEELGFQIFTRTTTGTVLTSQGSVFYEKALVLVRGFDSFEKQYTKPDDDHYQFSIASQHYDFLPPLMTTFSERYPDYQDFRIFESTTVQILDEVGQGHSDLGIIYLNRQNNKGIQQKMSKLGLELVELIPFKTHIYLRKNHPLASKESLTMDDLAGLPTVRFTQDKDEYPYYSENFVDTSDSSLIYNVTDRATLNGILERTDAYATGSGFLDSRSVNGITVIPLEDHLDNRMVYVKRVDTNLSTCALKFIEVITEYFSRFKP, from the coding sequence ATGAACATTCAACAATTGCGTTACGTTGTGGCCATCGCCAATAGCGGAACCTTCAGAGAAGCAGCTTCTAAACTTTTTGTCAGCCAACCTAGTCTATCGGTTGCTATCAAGGATTTGGAGGAGGAGCTGGGATTCCAGATTTTTACACGGACAACGACGGGAACAGTCCTGACCAGCCAGGGCTCTGTCTTTTATGAAAAGGCCTTGGTTTTGGTTCGGGGCTTCGATTCTTTTGAGAAGCAGTACACCAAGCCAGACGATGATCACTATCAATTTTCCATCGCCAGTCAACACTATGATTTTCTCCCTCCGCTGATGACCACCTTTTCGGAAAGGTATCCAGATTATCAGGATTTTCGAATTTTTGAATCCACGACGGTTCAGATATTGGACGAAGTCGGTCAGGGACACAGCGACCTAGGAATTATTTACCTCAATCGACAAAATAACAAGGGTATCCAGCAAAAGATGTCAAAATTGGGTCTGGAGTTGGTTGAATTGATTCCTTTTAAAACTCATATTTATCTGCGCAAAAATCACCCTCTGGCTAGTAAGGAAAGCTTGACCATGGATGACCTAGCAGGCCTACCGACTGTGCGCTTTACCCAAGATAAAGACGAGTACCCTTATTATTCGGAAAACTTTGTCGACACCAGCGACAGCTCCTTGATCTACAATGTGACCGACCGGGCAACCCTAAATGGGATTTTAGAGCGGACGGATGCCTATGCGACAGGCTCGGGATTCCTAGATAGTCGAAGCGTTAATGGCATTACGGTCATTCCCTTAGAAGATCACCTAGATAATAGGATGGTCTATGTCAAGCGAGTGGACACGAATCTTTCGACCTGTGCCCTTAAATTTATTGAGGTCATAACAGAGTATTTCAGTCGTTTCAAGCCCTGA
- a CDS encoding YoaK family protein — protein sequence MAIKTKKLAVMPQNTRIMAVFLGSVGGCLDVFSHMRFGTLIATQTGNILLLIADWGDSLPRTVASILSLIFFTIGFLLAILFKERAKNAYWRTFGVLPLALVTFLYPFFPSQEFIWVPLLAASTGAMMLTFTGTKVQDHAYVIMMTSGNYRKMVTAWFNLLRGKGNHRQTKRRALNYSIVVGSFVAGAVITGILTHLVGDYAIWCVTLVLLAIMVVYTTLIKAYHLEDSNI from the coding sequence ATGGCAATTAAAACGAAAAAACTGGCAGTAATGCCCCAGAATACAAGGATAATGGCGGTCTTTCTTGGATCGGTAGGCGGTTGTCTGGATGTCTTTTCTCACATGCGCTTTGGCACCCTGATTGCAACCCAAACTGGGAATATCCTACTTTTAATTGCCGACTGGGGGGATAGCCTGCCTCGGACAGTTGCCAGTATCCTGTCCCTGATATTTTTTACGATTGGTTTTTTGCTGGCTATTCTTTTTAAGGAGAGGGCTAAGAATGCCTACTGGCGGACTTTCGGTGTCTTGCCGCTAGCCCTAGTAACTTTTCTTTATCCCTTCTTTCCTAGTCAGGAGTTTATTTGGGTTCCTCTCTTAGCGGCTTCTACCGGTGCTATGATGTTGACCTTTACAGGAACCAAGGTTCAAGACCATGCTTATGTCATTATGATGACCTCAGGCAATTATCGCAAGATGGTGACAGCCTGGTTCAACCTCCTGCGAGGCAAGGGAAATCACCGTCAAACCAAAAGACGAGCATTGAACTACAGCATCGTCGTGGGAAGTTTTGTTGCTGGTGCCGTAATAACGGGGATTTTGACCCATTTAGTTGGAGACTATGCCATCTGGTGTGTCACCTTAGTATTGCTGGCTATCATGGTCGTTTATACGACTCTTATCAAGGCCTACCATCTGGAAGACAGTAATATTTAA
- a CDS encoding KxYKxGKxW signal peptide domain-containing protein — protein sequence MQGKKTYKMHKVKKHWVTIAGTATVLSVALLANNQAKADEQTGSAVVRADSAAVVTRPADAGQTSQVEQTTTATAEQTATANQNQQASANTADQAQEQRQDTANQDKWQAVDQASQPEQVATAVNQAQKASESDANQVVSRDVKDSHAVVSKDDAKASSDQAASQAGFYTTGNNDWYYKNEDGSLAKGLQTINGQTLYFDNNTGKQVKGATATIDGKEYYFDQDTGDMWKDRFRQIDKQDYRGVAPGSKVGVAWLYYQADGSVASGLTTTPDGRTLMFNTYNHEQVKGKLVNTDGSNYRYFDLHTGDMLRNTSIYDGSQKYNIDDNGIAAKA from the coding sequence ATGCAAGGAAAGAAAACTTATAAGATGCACAAGGTTAAAAAGCATTGGGTAACCATTGCTGGTACGGCTACAGTCTTGTCTGTCGCTCTCTTGGCCAATAACCAAGCCAAGGCTGACGAACAAACAGGCTCAGCGGTTGTTCGAGCTGATAGTGCTGCTGTTGTGACTAGACCTGCCGATGCTGGTCAAACTAGTCAAGTTGAGCAAACTACGACTGCGACTGCTGAACAAACGGCTACAGCTAATCAAAATCAGCAAGCTTCTGCTAATACTGCTGATCAAGCCCAAGAGCAAAGACAGGATACAGCCAATCAAGATAAATGGCAAGCTGTTGATCAAGCTAGCCAACCGGAACAAGTCGCTACTGCCGTTAATCAAGCCCAAAAGGCTAGCGAGAGCGATGCTAATCAAGTAGTAAGTAGGGATGTAAAAGACAGCCATGCTGTTGTTAGCAAAGACGATGCCAAAGCATCTTCAGACCAAGCAGCTAGCCAAGCTGGCTTCTATACTACTGGTAATAATGACTGGTATTATAAAAACGAAGATGGTAGCTTAGCAAAGGGCTTGCAAACCATCAATGGCCAAACTCTCTACTTCGATAATAATACTGGTAAGCAGGTCAAAGGGGCTACAGCAACTATTGATGGTAAGGAATACTACTTCGACCAAGATACAGGTGATATGTGGAAGGATCGCTTCCGTCAAATTGACAAGCAAGACTATCGCGGGGTCGCTCCTGGTTCCAAGGTTGGGGTCGCTTGGCTCTACTATCAAGCCGATGGTTCTGTTGCCTCAGGCTTGACCACTACTCCTGATGGACGGACCCTCATGTTTAATACCTATAATCATGAGCAAGTCAAGGGTAAATTGGTCAATACGGATGGTAGCAATTATCGCTACTTCGACCTCCATACTGGAGACATGTTGCGCAACACCAGTATCTATGATGGCAGTCAAAAGTACAATATTGACGACAATGGTATTGCCGCCAAGGCATAA